The following coding sequences lie in one Mycobacterium gordonae genomic window:
- a CDS encoding TIGR02234 family membrane protein, which produces MTGVAQLLLVVGAGALWGASRFTWVVIRSFDGLGPPKQIALSGASWSTALLPLAIVNLAAAVAALAVRGWQLRALAALLAAASFAVGYLGVSLWAVPDVAARGADLAHVPVATLVGSTRQYSGAVVTVAAAVCTLIAAALLMRSASVAGSARPGSTKYLAPGARRSAAREIDGTQIEDGAQGRDGQSQLSERMIWDALDEGRDPTDRPRDPDTEGR; this is translated from the coding sequence ATCACCGGTGTTGCTCAACTGCTGCTGGTGGTCGGGGCCGGTGCGCTGTGGGGGGCGTCGCGGTTCACCTGGGTCGTCATCCGGTCGTTCGACGGGCTGGGGCCGCCGAAGCAGATCGCCCTGTCAGGAGCGTCCTGGTCGACGGCGCTGCTACCCCTGGCGATCGTGAACCTGGCCGCCGCGGTCGCGGCGCTGGCGGTGCGTGGCTGGCAGCTGCGCGCCCTGGCGGCGTTGCTGGCGGCCGCGAGCTTTGCGGTCGGCTATCTGGGCGTCAGCCTCTGGGCCGTACCGGATGTGGCCGCGCGCGGCGCTGATCTCGCACATGTCCCGGTGGCGACGTTGGTGGGCAGCACCCGTCAGTACTCCGGGGCGGTGGTGACGGTGGCGGCCGCGGTGTGCACCCTGATCGCCGCGGCGTTGTTGATGCGCTCGGCGTCGGTCGCTGGATCCGCCCGTCCGGGCAGCACGAAGTACCTGGCTCCCGGGGCGCGTCGCTCGGCGGCGCGGGAGATCGACGGGACACAGATCGAGGATGGGGCGCAGGGTCGCGACGGGCAGTCGCAGCTCTCGGAGCGCATGATCTGGGATGCGCTCGACGAGGGTCGCGACCCTACCGATCGACCGCGCGACCCGGACACCGAGGGGCGGTGA
- the trpC gene encoding indole-3-glycerol phosphate synthase TrpC, which yields MSPANVLDSILEGVRADVAAREARVSLSEIKAAAAAAPPPRDVMAALREPGIGVIAEVKRASPSKGPLATIADPAKLARAYEDGGARIISVLTEERRFNGSLDDLDAVRAAVSIPVLRKDFVVQPYQIHEARAHGADMLLLIVAALDQSALVSMLDRTESLGMTALVEVHTEEEADRALRAGANVIGVNARDLTTLEVDRDCFARIAPGLPSKVIRIAESGVRHTGDLLAYAGAGADAVLVGEGLVKSGDPRAAVADLVTAGTHPSCPKPAR from the coding sequence ATGAGTCCGGCCAACGTGCTTGACTCCATTCTTGAGGGAGTCCGGGCCGATGTTGCCGCGCGCGAAGCCCGGGTGAGTCTTTCTGAAATCAAGGCCGCCGCAGCTGCCGCCCCGCCGCCTCGCGACGTGATGGCCGCGCTGCGGGAGCCCGGGATCGGCGTGATTGCCGAGGTGAAGCGCGCCAGTCCGTCGAAGGGTCCGCTGGCCACGATCGCCGACCCGGCGAAGCTGGCCCGTGCCTACGAGGATGGCGGCGCCCGGATCATCAGCGTGCTGACCGAGGAGCGACGTTTCAACGGTTCGCTCGACGACCTCGACGCGGTGCGGGCCGCGGTGTCAATCCCGGTGTTGCGCAAAGACTTTGTGGTGCAGCCCTATCAGATCCACGAGGCCAGGGCGCACGGCGCCGACATGTTGTTGCTCATCGTCGCGGCGCTTGACCAGTCGGCGCTGGTGTCGATGCTCGACCGGACGGAGTCTCTCGGGATGACAGCCCTCGTCGAGGTGCACACCGAAGAGGAAGCCGACCGGGCTCTGAGGGCGGGCGCCAATGTAATCGGGGTCAATGCCCGCGATCTCACCACCCTGGAAGTCGACCGGGACTGCTTCGCGCGGATCGCCCCCGGGCTACCCAGCAAGGTGATCAGAATCGCCGAGTCCGGCGTGCGCCACACTGGTGACCTGCTGGCCTATGCCGGCGCGGGCGCCGACGCGGTTCTCGTCGGCGAGGGTCTGGTGAAAAGCGGTGACCCCCGTGCGGCGGTCGCCGACCTGGTTACCGCCGGAACCCACCCATCCTGTCCGAAACCGGCTCGCTAG
- the trpB gene encoding tryptophan synthase subunit beta, whose amino-acid sequence MADLSNPDIPRTSAAIVERTHYDPDAGGHFGVYGGRYVPEALMAVIEEVTVAYEKERVDQDFLDTLDKLQTHYAGRPSPLYETTRLGGHAGQARIFLKREDLNHTGSHKINNVLGQALLARRMGKTRVIAETGAGQHGVATATACALMGLDCIIYMGAVDTARQALNVARMRLLGATVVSVETGSRTLKDAINEAFRDWVTNADNTYYCFGTAAGPHPFPTMVRDFQRIIGMEARVQILQQAGRLPDAVVACVGGGSNAIGIFHAFLDDPGVRLVGYEAAGDGVATGRHAATFTGGSPGAFQGSFSYLLQDEDGQTVESHSISAGLDYPGVGPEHAWLKDAGRVQYEPITDTEAMDAFGLLSRSEGIIPAIESAHAVAGALKLGVELGRDAVIVVNLSGRGDKDVETAAKWFGLMDES is encoded by the coding sequence ATGGCAGACCTGTCGAATCCGGATATTCCGCGTACCAGCGCCGCCATCGTCGAACGCACCCACTACGACCCGGACGCGGGCGGTCATTTCGGCGTTTACGGCGGACGTTACGTCCCGGAAGCGCTGATGGCCGTCATCGAGGAAGTCACCGTCGCCTACGAGAAGGAACGCGTCGACCAGGATTTCCTGGACACTCTGGACAAGCTGCAGACGCATTACGCCGGCCGGCCGTCACCGTTGTACGAGACCACCCGGCTGGGCGGGCACGCCGGGCAGGCGCGCATCTTTCTCAAGCGAGAAGACTTGAACCACACCGGTTCTCACAAGATCAACAATGTGCTTGGCCAGGCGCTGTTGGCTCGCCGGATGGGTAAGACCCGGGTCATCGCCGAGACGGGCGCGGGCCAACACGGCGTCGCCACGGCCACCGCCTGCGCGCTGATGGGTCTGGACTGCATCATCTACATGGGTGCGGTGGACACCGCCCGCCAGGCGCTCAATGTGGCCCGCATGCGGTTGCTCGGTGCCACGGTGGTCTCGGTGGAGACCGGATCCAGAACCCTCAAGGACGCCATCAACGAGGCTTTCCGGGACTGGGTCACCAACGCCGACAACACCTACTACTGCTTCGGCACTGCCGCCGGGCCGCATCCCTTCCCGACCATGGTGCGCGATTTCCAGCGCATCATCGGCATGGAGGCGCGCGTACAGATCCTGCAGCAGGCAGGCAGGTTGCCCGACGCGGTGGTCGCCTGCGTCGGTGGCGGATCCAACGCGATCGGGATCTTCCACGCGTTCCTCGACGATCCCGGCGTGCGGTTGGTGGGCTACGAGGCCGCGGGCGACGGTGTCGCGACCGGTCGGCACGCGGCGACGTTCACCGGTGGGTCACCCGGTGCTTTCCAGGGTTCGTTCTCCTACCTGTTGCAGGACGAAGATGGCCAGACGGTCGAATCACACTCCATCTCAGCGGGTTTGGACTACCCCGGGGTTGGCCCGGAGCACGCCTGGCTCAAAGACGCGGGACGCGTTCAGTACGAGCCGATCACCGACACCGAGGCGATGGACGCGTTCGGTCTGCTGTCCCGATCGGAAGGCATCATCCCGGCCATCGAATCCGCGCACGCGGTGGCTGGCGCCCTGAAGCTGGGTGTCGAACTCGGAAGGGACGCGGTCATTGTGGTGAACCTGTCGGGCCGCGGCGACAAGGACGTGGAGACCGCCGCCAAGTGGTTCGGCCTGATGGACGAGTCATGA
- the trpA gene encoding tryptophan synthase subunit alpha — MTVRQSEASRLGPLFDSCRADGRAALIGYLPTGYPDVPTSLQAMTALVESGCDIIEVGVPYSDPGMDGPTIQRATERALSGGVRVRDTLTAVEAISAAGGHAVVMTYWNPVLRYGIGAFARDLAAAGGQGLITPDLIPDEAVQWIAASEERGLDRIFLVAPSSTPERLAATVEASRGFVYAASTMGVTGARDAVSTAAPELVRRVKAVADIPVGVGLGVRSGEQAAQIGAYADGVIVGSALVSALGEGLAALRVLTEELAAGVRRSDCA; from the coding sequence ATGACGGTGCGGCAGAGCGAGGCCAGCAGGCTGGGCCCGTTGTTCGATTCGTGTCGCGCTGACGGTCGAGCGGCGTTGATCGGTTATCTGCCCACCGGCTACCCGGACGTGCCGACATCACTACAGGCGATGACCGCGCTGGTGGAATCCGGTTGCGACATCATCGAAGTCGGTGTGCCTTACTCTGATCCGGGGATGGACGGTCCGACGATTCAGCGGGCCACGGAGCGGGCCTTGAGTGGGGGAGTGCGGGTGCGCGACACGCTGACCGCGGTCGAGGCGATCAGTGCCGCCGGTGGTCACGCCGTGGTGATGACCTATTGGAATCCGGTGCTGCGCTACGGGATCGGTGCCTTCGCCCGCGACCTGGCAGCGGCCGGAGGTCAGGGACTGATCACCCCCGACCTGATTCCCGACGAGGCGGTGCAGTGGATTGCGGCGTCAGAGGAGCGTGGCTTGGATCGCATCTTCCTGGTGGCGCCGTCTTCGACGCCCGAACGGCTGGCGGCCACTGTCGAGGCTTCGCGCGGATTCGTTTACGCAGCTTCGACGATGGGTGTGACGGGGGCGCGCGATGCGGTGTCGACGGCCGCACCGGAACTGGTGCGAAGGGTGAAGGCGGTGGCTGACATACCGGTCGGGGTCGGCCTTGGGGTGCGCTCGGGTGAGCAGGCCGCGCAGATCGGCGCGTATGCCGACGGCGTGATCGTGGGTTCCGCACTGGTTTCGGCCTTGGGTGAGGGTTTAGCCGCCTTGCGGGTCTTGACCGAGGAACTCGCCGCCGGTGTGCGCCGGAGTGACTGCGCATGA
- the lgt gene encoding prolipoprotein diacylglyceryl transferase produces MSQTYLASFPSPPRGVWHLGPLPIRAYAFFIITGIIVALMIGDRRWAARGGQRGVVYDIALWMVPFGLIGGRLYHLATDWQTYWGPGGAGLSAALRIWDGGLGIWGAVALGVVGAWIGCRRHGVPLPAFIDAVAPGVVLAQAIGRLGNYFNQELYGRETTMPWGLEIFYRRDPAGYVDVHSLDGVSTGQVALVVQPTFLYELLWNLLVFGILLALDRRFILGHGRLFASYVALYCVGRFGVELLRDDTATHIAGIRINTFTSTFVFIGAVVYIILAPKGREDPALLRGRGADDADEVLEPEPEPEPDKELAGVGAAAATAAAPMAVAGGEAVDDGDEADEADEADEADADHDPVSAVDGESETAEVSAADSDVESEPEVTEAQAAVAEVVEGDTAEVGETEHGESEVAAEVAAEVAAEGGEVAAEEDGELAEVSEEAEEADEADVEAVDLEPEVADEPVAADLAEADEHQGAEAEVESEPTAAEPVTAEVEEAEPEEAGVEVEAPVEPQGIDAIETAVEDAEPEAAETVQSEPTDEPAEAADVEPAGEVPSTAAKPGGHPLLGAAPAVSEDADEAEEAAAAPEAEQPDVRSQEAAETVEADETAEADVADEVAEVDEVDGAADETNEADEAEENDAAETDEAGAAADGTGETGEAAAEIDEAAADSADKADEADEAEKAGGAAAENEADEPELSETVTETETVGTAPEAVEPENDDDDTPAPPSPTPDIAAATAGAARQRWRLRLRRQRS; encoded by the coding sequence ATGTCCCAGACGTATCTCGCCTCTTTTCCCAGCCCCCCGCGGGGCGTCTGGCACTTGGGACCGCTGCCCATTCGCGCCTACGCGTTCTTCATCATCACCGGCATCATCGTCGCTCTGATGATCGGGGACCGGCGCTGGGCGGCCCGCGGCGGCCAGCGGGGTGTCGTCTACGACATCGCACTGTGGATGGTGCCGTTCGGTCTGATCGGCGGCCGCCTCTACCACCTGGCCACGGACTGGCAGACCTATTGGGGTCCGGGCGGTGCGGGTTTGAGCGCGGCGCTGCGGATCTGGGACGGCGGTCTGGGTATCTGGGGTGCCGTGGCGCTCGGCGTCGTGGGTGCCTGGATCGGCTGTAGGCGGCACGGAGTCCCGTTGCCCGCGTTCATCGATGCGGTAGCGCCCGGAGTGGTGTTGGCGCAGGCCATCGGACGGCTCGGAAACTACTTCAACCAAGAGCTCTACGGGCGCGAAACGACGATGCCGTGGGGCCTGGAAATCTTTTACCGACGCGACCCGGCGGGATACGTCGACGTGCACTCACTCGACGGCGTCTCGACGGGGCAGGTGGCGCTGGTCGTGCAGCCCACTTTCCTCTACGAGTTGCTGTGGAACCTGCTGGTTTTCGGCATCCTGCTGGCCCTGGACCGGCGTTTCATTCTTGGCCACGGGCGACTGTTCGCGTCGTATGTCGCGCTGTACTGCGTCGGGCGATTCGGCGTGGAACTGCTGCGCGATGACACCGCGACACACATCGCCGGCATTCGGATCAACACGTTCACATCGACGTTCGTCTTCATCGGTGCGGTCGTCTACATCATCCTGGCGCCGAAGGGACGTGAGGATCCGGCACTGCTGCGCGGTCGTGGGGCCGACGATGCCGACGAAGTCTTGGAGCCGGAGCCGGAGCCGGAGCCGGACAAAGAGCTGGCCGGTGTCGGCGCCGCCGCGGCGACCGCAGCGGCTCCGATGGCGGTCGCTGGCGGCGAAGCAGTCGATGACGGCGATGAAGCCGATGAAGCCGATGAAGCCGATGAAGCCGACGCTGATCACGATCCCGTTTCTGCTGTTGACGGTGAGTCGGAGACGGCGGAGGTTTCAGCTGCCGACTCCGATGTGGAGTCCGAGCCGGAGGTGACGGAGGCCCAAGCCGCGGTGGCCGAGGTGGTCGAAGGGGACACCGCCGAAGTTGGCGAGACCGAACACGGCGAATCCGAAGTTGCCGCCGAAGTTGCCGCCGAAGTTGCCGCCGAAGGCGGTGAAGTTGCTGCCGAAGAAGACGGCGAACTGGCTGAAGTGTCTGAAGAAGCTGAAGAAGCCGACGAAGCCGATGTCGAAGCCGTAGATCTTGAACCCGAGGTTGCCGACGAGCCTGTCGCGGCGGATCTTGCCGAGGCCGACGAGCACCAGGGCGCAGAGGCCGAAGTGGAGTCGGAGCCCACCGCGGCTGAGCCGGTGACGGCCGAGGTCGAGGAAGCCGAGCCGGAAGAGGCAGGGGTTGAGGTAGAAGCACCGGTGGAGCCTCAAGGGATCGACGCGATCGAAACGGCGGTCGAGGACGCCGAGCCCGAGGCCGCAGAGACGGTGCAATCCGAGCCTACTGATGAACCCGCAGAGGCAGCAGACGTCGAACCGGCGGGTGAGGTCCCGTCGACCGCCGCCAAGCCTGGTGGTCACCCGTTGCTAGGTGCCGCCCCGGCAGTGAGCGAGGACGCCGACGAAGCCGAGGAAGCGGCCGCAGCGCCGGAGGCTGAACAGCCTGACGTTAGATCCCAGGAAGCCGCCGAGACCGTCGAAGCCGACGAGACCGCAGAAGCCGACGTGGCCGACGAAGTCGCGGAAGTCGACGAGGTCGACGGAGCTGCTGACGAGACCAACGAGGCTGACGAAGCCGAAGAGAACGACGCCGCCGAGACCGACGAGGCCGGCGCCGCCGCCGACGGGACCGGCGAGACCGGCGAAGCTGCCGCCGAGATCGACGAGGCCGCCGCCGACAGCGCCGACAAGGCCGACGAAGCCGACGAAGCCGAGAAAGCCGGCGGGGCTGCCGCCGAGAACGAGGCCGACGAACCCGAATTGAGCGAGACCGTCACAGAGACCGAGACCGTCGGCACCGCACCCGAGGCCGTCGAGCCGGAGAACGACGATGACGACACCCCCGCGCCTCCGAGCCCGACCCCGGACATTGCGGCGGCGACCGCCGGCGCAGCACGTCAACGATGGCGGCTCCGGCTCCGCAGACAGCGCTCGTAA
- a CDS encoding TM2 domain-containing protein — translation MTDQPWPGASESGSPPDAGYPPPPFPPPYPSYPQYPQYGAGYDPSAPFGRHPVTGQPYSDKSKTVAGLLQLVGLFGFVGIGRIYAGYVGLGIAQLVVGWVTCGIGAWVWGVIDAVLILTDKVTDPQGRPLRDGT, via the coding sequence GTGACTGACCAGCCGTGGCCCGGCGCCAGCGAGTCGGGCTCCCCGCCGGACGCGGGGTATCCGCCGCCGCCTTTTCCGCCCCCCTATCCGTCGTACCCGCAATACCCGCAGTATGGAGCTGGCTACGACCCGTCAGCGCCGTTCGGCCGGCATCCCGTGACCGGGCAACCGTATTCGGACAAGTCGAAGACCGTCGCCGGTCTGCTGCAACTGGTGGGGCTCTTCGGTTTTGTCGGCATCGGGCGCATTTACGCGGGTTATGTGGGCCTGGGTATCGCACAATTGGTGGTTGGCTGGGTGACCTGCGGGATCGGAGCCTGGGTATGGGGCGTCATCGACGCGGTGCTGATCCTGACCGACAAGGTCACCGACCCGCAGGGGCGTCCATTGCGCGATGGAACCTGA
- a CDS encoding DUF2752 domain-containing protein: MEPDSPAPATPKVVTAGSAVLLTGALTYIGVCDPHKPDSVYPLCPFKFLTGWNCPACGGLRMTHDLLHGDLLAAATDNVFALVVIPLLAVWILVRRFGGRSWLPTPTTITLLVAAAAWTVVRNLPGFPLVPTLLTG, from the coding sequence ATGGAACCTGACTCGCCCGCCCCGGCAACGCCCAAGGTAGTCACGGCAGGATCGGCTGTCCTGCTGACTGGTGCGCTGACGTACATCGGGGTCTGTGATCCACACAAACCGGATTCGGTTTACCCGCTGTGTCCGTTCAAATTTCTCACCGGCTGGAACTGTCCGGCCTGCGGTGGCCTTCGGATGACTCACGACCTACTACATGGTGACCTGTTGGCCGCCGCCACCGACAATGTGTTCGCGCTGGTTGTGATCCCGCTGCTGGCCGTCTGGATCCTGGTGCGCCGGTTCGGCGGACGTTCCTGGTTGCCGACACCCACGACGATCACCTTGTTGGTCGCGGCGGCAGCGTGGACGGTGGTGCGCAACCTGCCCGGCTTCCCGTTGGTGCCGACCCTCCTGACCGGCTGA
- the pyk gene encoding pyruvate kinase, with protein sequence MTRRGKIVCTLGPATPTDELVRDLVEAGMDVARMNFSHGDYADHEAAYNRVRRASNDTGRAVGVLCDLQGPKLRLGRFASGPTYWADGETIRITVAECGGSHDRVSTTYKRLAEDATPGDRVLVDDGKVGLVVDRVEGDDVLCKVVEGGPVSNNKGISLPGMNVSAPALSEKDIQDLTFALKLGVDMVALSFVRSPSDVELVHEVMDRVGRRVPVIAKLEKPEAIDNLEAIVLAFDAVMVARGDLGVELPLEEVPLVQKRAIQMARENAKPVIVATQMLDSMIENSRPTRAEASDVANAVLDGADALMLSGETSVGKYPLQAVKTMSRIVCAVEENSTAAPPLTHVPRTKRGVISYAARDIGERLDAKALVAFTQSGDTVRRLARLHTPLPLLAFTDLPEVRSQLAMTWGTETFIVPHMKSTDGMIREVDKSLLELGRYKRGDLVVIVAGAPPGTVGSTNLIHVHRIGEDDV encoded by the coding sequence GTGACTAGACGCGGAAAGATCGTCTGCACCCTCGGGCCGGCCACCCCCACCGACGAGTTAGTCCGTGACCTGGTAGAAGCCGGAATGGACGTCGCCCGAATGAACTTCAGTCATGGCGACTACGCGGATCACGAAGCCGCCTATAACCGCGTCCGACGTGCTTCCAACGACACCGGCCGCGCCGTTGGCGTGCTGTGCGATCTACAGGGACCCAAACTCAGGCTCGGGCGTTTCGCCAGCGGCCCCACCTACTGGGCCGACGGCGAAACCATCCGCATCACCGTCGCCGAGTGCGGTGGCTCCCACGACCGGGTTTCCACCACGTACAAGCGGCTGGCCGAAGATGCCACGCCCGGTGACCGGGTGCTCGTCGACGACGGCAAGGTCGGACTCGTCGTCGATCGCGTCGAGGGCGACGACGTGTTGTGCAAGGTGGTCGAGGGCGGTCCGGTCAGCAACAACAAGGGAATCTCGCTGCCGGGGATGAATGTGTCCGCCCCTGCGCTGTCCGAAAAGGACATCCAGGATCTGACCTTCGCGCTCAAGCTGGGTGTCGACATGGTGGCGCTGTCCTTCGTGCGGTCACCCTCCGACGTCGAGTTGGTTCACGAGGTGATGGACCGGGTCGGGCGGCGGGTCCCGGTGATCGCGAAGCTCGAAAAACCCGAAGCCATCGACAACCTCGAGGCCATCGTGCTGGCGTTCGACGCGGTGATGGTGGCGCGCGGTGACCTCGGAGTCGAGCTACCACTGGAGGAAGTGCCGCTGGTGCAGAAGCGGGCCATCCAGATGGCCCGCGAGAACGCCAAGCCGGTTATCGTCGCGACCCAGATGCTGGATTCGATGATCGAGAATTCCAGGCCCACCAGGGCCGAGGCGTCCGACGTCGCCAACGCCGTGCTCGACGGCGCCGACGCGCTCATGCTGTCCGGCGAAACCTCCGTCGGCAAGTACCCGCTCCAGGCGGTCAAGACGATGTCGCGCATCGTGTGTGCGGTCGAAGAGAATTCCACTGCCGCGCCGCCGCTGACACACGTGCCGCGCACCAAGCGGGGAGTGATCTCCTACGCCGCGCGTGACATCGGCGAGCGACTGGACGCGAAGGCCCTGGTGGCGTTCACCCAGTCCGGCGACACCGTCCGGCGATTGGCCCGCCTGCACACCCCGTTGCCTTTGCTGGCGTTCACCGACTTGCCGGAGGTACGCAGTCAGCTGGCCATGACCTGGGGGACCGAGACATTCATCGTCCCGCACATGAAGTCCACCGACGGCATGATCAGAGAGGTGGACAAGTCGCTGCTCGAACTCGGGCGCTATAAGCGCGGTGATCTGGTGGTCATCGTGGCCGGGGCACCTCCGGGAACGGTGGGCTCGACCAACCTGATCCACGTGCACCGCATCGGCGAGGACGACGTTTAG
- a CDS encoding acyl-CoA thioesterase II, translated as MSDFDELLAVLDLNRVADHQFVGSHPSKNPMRTFGGQLVAQSFVASTRTLVRGNLPPSALSVHFVNGGDTHKDIEFHVVRLRDERRFANRRVDAVQDGRLLCTAMIAYMSGGRGLEHGVEPPAVAEPESVPPLAELLRGYEQMLPHFVNALQPVDWRYTNDPSWVMRDKDESLVHNRVWLKASGALPNDPVLHTATMLYSSDTTVLDSVITTHGLSWGYDRIFAASANHSVWFHRQVDFDDWVLYSTSSPVAADSRGLGTGHFFDRSGQVVATVVQEGVLKYFPAPSR; from the coding sequence GTGTCTGACTTCGACGAGTTGCTGGCGGTGCTGGATCTCAACCGTGTCGCCGACCACCAATTCGTCGGATCGCACCCCAGCAAGAACCCGATGCGCACGTTCGGTGGCCAGCTGGTGGCGCAGTCGTTCGTCGCGAGCACCCGGACGCTGGTCCGCGGAAATCTGCCGCCGAGCGCGCTGTCGGTGCATTTCGTCAACGGCGGCGACACCCACAAGGACATCGAATTCCACGTCGTGCGGCTGCGCGACGAGCGCCGCTTCGCCAACCGCCGCGTCGACGCCGTGCAAGACGGGAGGTTGCTGTGCACGGCGATGATCGCCTACATGTCCGGCGGGCGGGGTCTCGAGCACGGTGTCGAGCCGCCGGCAGTCGCCGAACCGGAATCCGTCCCGCCCCTGGCCGAATTGCTGCGCGGATACGAGCAGATGCTTCCGCACTTCGTCAACGCGCTGCAGCCGGTCGACTGGCGCTACACCAACGACCCGTCCTGGGTGATGCGCGACAAGGACGAAAGCCTTGTTCATAACCGGGTTTGGCTCAAGGCATCGGGCGCGCTGCCCAACGATCCGGTGCTGCACACCGCGACGATGCTGTACTCCTCGGACACCACCGTGCTGGACTCGGTGATCACCACTCACGGATTGTCATGGGGATACGACCGAATCTTCGCCGCGTCGGCCAATCACTCGGTCTGGTTTCATCGCCAGGTCGACTTCGACGATTGGGTGCTGTACTCCACCTCATCGCCGGTCGCTGCCGACTCGCGCGGATTGGGCACCGGGCATTTCTTCGATCGCTCCGGACAGGTCGTCGCGACCGTCGTACAGGAGGGCGTGCTCAAGTACTTCCCCGCACCGAGCAGATAG